In Bogoriella caseilytica, the genomic window CGCGCTCGAGTCTGCCTCGGCCGCCGAGCTCACCGACCTGCGTGCGCACGCAGCGAGCGCCGGGGTAGCCCTCCAGACGGGCTTGACCGGTGCCACCGTCGAGCGCCTGACCGATCACCTGCGGATTGCCACGAGCCTGGGCGCCGATCTGGCCCGGGTCGTCCTGCATGGGCGCGGGATCGAGGACGAGCGCGAAGCAGCCAGGGCGCTCACGCGGCTCGCACCCGACTATGAAGCGGCGGGCGTGACCTTGGCGATCGAGAACCATTTCCTGACCTCCAGCGCCAGCTTGGTGGAACTGGTCGCAGAGATCGATAGCCGCGCGGTGGGTCTGACCGTGGATGTGGCGAACTCGATCGCCTGCCAGGAATGGCCGGACCAGACGATTGCCGCGCTGGCGCCCTTCGTGCGCTGCCTGCATCTCAAGGACTACCGGATCGAGCCGAGCCCTGACGGAGTGGGGGCGGCCGTGATCGGTGCACCGCTGGCCCAGGGCTGGAGCGACATCGCGGCGATCGTCGAGGAGATCGCTCCGCATGCACCGGAGGGCATGGCCGTGATCCTCGAGCAGTGGTCACCGGCCGGCTCCTCACTGCAGGACGCCATCACCACCGAGACGCGCTGGCGCCGCGAGTCGGCGATGACGGCTCGTTCCCACCCTGCCCTGAACCCGCTCTGGTCCACCGGAGGTACCCGTGCCGCAGTCTGACTCTTCACCCGTGGCGGAACAGTGCTACGCCCGGTTGCGCGATGCGATCCTGCAGGGGGCGTACTCCCCGGGGGAGCGGCTGACCAGCGTCCGGCTCGCCAGCGATCTTGGCGTCTCCCGGACGCCGATACGTGCAGCCTTGCAACGACTGAAGGCTGATGGCCTCGTCGACAGCGACGACAATCGCGCGGCCTGGGTGCGGCCGCTGACCGTGGACGAGGTCGAACAGGCCTACGAGATCGCAGGAGCGCTGGAGGGCATGCTGGTCAAGCGCCTTGCCGCGCAGATCTCCGACGCTGATCTGCGCGCGCTCGATGAGGCGATCACTCAGATGGAGTCGGCGGCGACCAGTGGTGATCAACATGCGTGGGTCAAGGGTGATGAGACCTTCCACCATCTGCTCAGCGCCCAGGCGGGCAACCCGTTGCTCAATTCGATGCTGCAGCGGGTGGAGACCGTCATCAACCGTGTGCGGTTCCTGTCCTTGAACATCCGCCCAGAGGGGGCGGCGCTCTCGGCGCAGGAACACCGCCGGGTCTATGAGGCCCTCGCCGCGCACGACGGGCAGCGTGCGCGGATCGCACACGAGAACCACCTCGACCGGGTCCGGGACGAGAACGTGGCCTTCCTCAAGGCCAGCTTCGGGTCCTTTCCGACCTTGCCCACACCGTCGCGGCCCTGACCGCACATCACCTCAATGAGGAGGCCCTGTGAACGACCAACGTTCCCCCGTGATGCCGATCCCCGCCCCCGCGCACGGCCGGCTTTCGGTGCCGCGCACGGCGATCGTGGATGTGGAACTTCCCGAACCGCCCGGAGCGGCCAATCCCTTCGACCGTGAGGCGACCGCGACGTTGCGCGGTCCCGATGGCGAGATCATGACGGTTCCAGCCTTCTATGACTCCAGGCTGGGGTACCGCGCCCGGGTCTCGTTCCCTCGGCCAGGAGCGTGGACCGTGCAGACCTACGACGAGGCGGGCGTGGCCCTCACCGACGAACCGCTGCGCGTCGACGTCGACGCCGCGGGCTCGGACCGTGGTGGCCTGCAGATCGACCCCGCCTACCGCCGGCATTTCGCCTGGGCCGACGGCACCCCCTTCTTCTTCCGGGGGTACGAGGCGAACTGGCTGCTGATGCTCGACCAGCACGACGACGAACTCACGCGCCTGGACGCCTTCACTGACTCCATCCTGGAGGCCGGGTTCACCGCCGTGACGGTCAACGCTTATGCCCATTCCTTCCGCCAGTACGTCCCGGCGGACCTCGAGCATGATCCGCGGTGGGTGGTCCCGTCGATCGCGCCGTGGATCGGTGGGAACGGCAACCCCGACTACGGCCGGCTGGATCCAGATTTCTTCGCTCACATGGATCGCGCCGTCGCGTACTTGCACGGACGGGGATTGGTCACCCACCTGATGATTCACGTCTACAACAAGGACGTGAACTGGCCGGAGCCGGCCTCGCCGGACGACGATCGCTACTGGCGACAGATCGTGGCTCGCTACCAGGCGTACGGGTCGATCATCTGGGACACCGCGAAGGAGTCCTACCACCGGCCCGCCGGCTACATCTGGACCAGGCTGGCCACGATCCGCAAGTACGACGGCTATCGACGGCTGGTGACCGCGCACGACACCAACCCTCCGCCGAACGTGACCTGGGGGCGGCAGTACCTCCACCCCGACAACGAACTCGTCGAAGCCCTCACCGACGTCACTTCCGACCAGATCCTGCAAGACATCCACGCCGATGCGTGCGAGCACCATCGCCGCACGTCCAAGCCGTACATCAACATCGAGTTCGGCTACGAGTCCGGTCTCGAGGATCTGCCCTCTGACGACCCCGACCACGACCAGAGCTGGGAGGAGGTCACGCGCCGGATGTGGCACATCGTGCTCGGAGGCGGCTATCCCAACTACTACTACCGGAACACCGCGTGGAGCCTGTTCGTGCCCTTCCCGACGCCGCCCGGCTACCGGGCGGTGCGGCATCTGGCGGACTTCTGGGATGCGCTCGAGCATCGGCGCCTGACGCCGGTCTCCGGCGTCGCGACCGCCGCTGTTCCGGTGATGGTGCGCGCCGACATCGGCAGGGAGTACGTCGTGCTCACCGATGAGGCCGTTCCCGTCACGCTCGACCTCCCTGAGGGCGCGCAGCTACACGCCACCTGGTTCTCCCCGCTGAGCGGCGAGCGCCACGACGCTGGGCCGGCCGATGGTGGCTCGGCCCAGTTCTCCCCTCCATCGGACTGGACGCTGAGCGTGCTCCACCTCCGATAACGCCCCCACCACTATCAAAGGAGATCAGATGGAACGCCGAAACTTCCTCCGGGCATCGGCCGGGATCGGACTCGGGGCGCTCCTCGGCGCAGGCCTGAGTGCTTGTGGGACACGAGGCGGCTCCGGCAGTGCGAGCCTGACCATGTCGCAGTACGGGTCCTCCAGCCGCCTTGAGCTGCTCGAGCAGGTCTTCGAGGCCTACGCCGGCAGCTACCCCGACCGCATGGTGCGGCTCGATGCGGCCAGCGTCGACAACTACATCGACCGGCTGGCGACGCAGGTGAGCGGGGGGAACGCCCCGGACGTCATGGGCATCTTCCACAATGCCATCGCCCAGTTCGCGCGGCAGAACGCCTTGCTCGAACTTGACGATCACATCGGGCAGGCCCTCGATACCAGCGAGTTCACCGACGGCCTGGTCGATCTCGGACGCATCGGCGGCGCGGTCAGTGCGTTGAGCTTCGGTGACAACGCGCACGGAGTGATCTACGACGTCGGGCTGCTGGAGAGCATTGGCAAGAGCGTGCCCGAGCCGGGTTACACCTGGGAGGACCTGCTGAGCTTCAGCGCCGATATCTCTCGCGCCGTTGACGGAGACTTCTACGGGACCGAGGATCGTTCCTCGCAACTGGACCAGGGTTTCAAGGTGTGGCTGCTCCAGCGCGGTAAGTACGCGTTCACAGCAGACGGCGAACTCGGCTTCGACTCCACTGACCTGACCGACTGGATCGAGTACTGGGAGATGTTGCGCGAGGAGGGGGCGGCGCCACCGGCCGACGTCACCGCGGAGGCCGGGGGTACCTTCGACAGCTCTGCGCTCATCCGGGGCTACGCCGCGAACCATCAGACCTATGCCAATGCCATGAGCTCGATGCAGGCGCTCACTGAGAGCCCCTTGGCGCTCACCACCTTGCCGATCGACCCCTCAGGTACTGGCAGCGGGCACTTCTTGCGCGGTTCGAACTGGGTGGGTGTCTTCTCCCGGACCGACGAACCCGAGGCGGCTGTGGAGTTCCTGGACTTCATGTTCAACGACCCGCAAGCCGTGGAGATCCTCGGCGCGGAGCTCGGGGCACCCCCCAACCGGGCGCTGCGCGACACTCTGGACTATTCTCCGGCCGAACAGCAGTTCATCGACTACGTCAACCTGATCACGGACGAGCTGGCCGATGAGGCCATCACGCTGGATCAGGAGTTCCCTGCGGCGTGGAACGACGTGAACACGGCATTTGGCACCGCCACCGAGGACGTCCGATTCGGTCGCGCGGACGTCTCCGAGTCCGTCGAGCAGTTCTTCACGACCGCAGAGCAAGCACTCCGGGCGGGCTCGTGACGTCCTTGCAGATCCGCCGTCCGCCCGCACCGGCCACCGGCGCGGGCGGACGGCGCACCAACACCCGCAGTTCGGCGAGCCGCGCCGAAGGGCGATGGGGCTACTTGTTCCTGACGCCCTGGTTCGTGGGGCTGGTGGTCCTGACCGCGGGGCCGATGCTCGTCTCGCTGTACTACTCCTTCACCGACTTCTCGCTGCTGTCCACACCCAACTGGGTGGGCCTGGACAACTACGAGCGGATGTTCACCGCTGATGATCGCTTCTTCGCGGCGGTGCGAGTGACGTTGACGTACGTGATCGTCTCGGTGCCACTGCAGCTGGCGTTCGCATTGGGTATCGCGGTGCTGCTGAATCGCGCGTTGCGCGGCATCTCCGCCTACCGTGCGCTGTACTACCTGCCCTCATTGCTGGGCGGAAGCGTGGCGGTCGCGGTCCTCTGGCGTCAGGTGTTCGGGCGTGAGGGCGCGGTCAACGTCGTCCTTCGCGGCCTGGGGTGGGAGAACCCGCCGACGTGGATCGCCGATCCGGACTTCGCGCTGTACACCCTGATCCTGTTGCGGGTCTGGGAGTTCGGGTCGCCGATGGTGATCTTCCTTGCCGGGCTGCGCCAGGTGCCCCAGGAGTACTACGAAGCCGCAGAGGTCGACGGGGCCTCGCCGGTGCAGCGTTTCTTCCGCATCACCATCCCGGTGATCACGCCGGTGATCTTCCTGAACGCGATCCTCCAGCTCATCGGCGCCTTCCAGGCGTTCAACTCGGCGTTCATCATCAGCGGCGGCACCGGTGGGCCCTTGGATTCCACGCTGTTCTACACCCTGTATCTGTACATCGAGGGCTTCACCAACTTCCGGATGGGGTACGCCTCGGCCCTTGCCTGGGTGCTGCTGGGCATCATCGCGGCCTTCACCGCGGTCAACTTCGCCCTGAGCCGATTCTGGGTGCACTACGAGGATGGGGGACGCTGATGGCGATCCTGGAACACTCCGCTCCGGCATCCGCGCGCGAGGACGCCGCCCCGGTGCCCACCAGATCACGTCAGCGGCCCCGCCTGACACTCCGTCGGGTGGTGCTGCAGCTCTTCCTCGCAGCGGGCGCGCTCGCGATGGTCTACCCCATCATCTGGATGGCAGCCAGCTCCCTGAAGCCGGAGAACGAGATCTTCCGGAGTGCGACCCTGCTTCCCGAGATCTGGCAATGGCAGAACTACATCGATGGCTGGAACGGGTTGCGTGAACCCTTCGAGGTGTTCTACCTCAACTCCTTCATCATCAGTGCACTGGCTGTGGTGGGGAATCTGCTCTCCTGCTCCTTAGCGGCCTACGCGTTCGCGCGGCTGGACTTCCGGTTCCGGACCCTGTGGTTCGCGGTGATGCTGGGCACGATCATGCTGCCGTACCACGCCACGCTGATCCCCCAGTACGCCCTGTACTTCGAGCTGGGCTGGGTGAACACCTACCTTCCGCTGACCGTGCCGAAGTTCTTGGCGACCGATGCGTTCTTCATCTTCTTGTTCGTGCAGTTCATTCGCGGGATCCCGCGGGAACTTGACCAGGCAGCCAAGGTTGACGGTGCCGGCCCCTTCCGGACCTATGCCTTGATCATTTTCCCTTTGCTGCGCCCGGCCCTGGTGACGGGGGCCATCTTCACCACCATCTGGACGTACAACGACTTCTTCTCCCAGCTCGTCTACATCTCCGATACGGCGCGGTACACGGTGCCGTTGGCGCTCCGGATGTTCCTGGACACCACGGGGGAGTCCTCCTGGGGGCCGATGTTCGCCATGAGCACGCTCTCGCTCCTGCCGCTCATCATCGTGTTCGTGCTGTTCCAGCGCCAGATCGTCGAGGGCATTTCCACCACTGGACTGAAGGGCTGAATCATGCGCCTGACCGGATTGATGTCTGCGCTGCAGCGGATTCTGGACACCTTATGGCTCAGCATCCTGTGGTGGCTGTGCGTGCTCCTGGTGGTGCCCGCTGCTGCGGGGACGACAGCGCTCCTTGCGGTCAGCGCCCGGATGCAGGACGCCAGGCTGGAGTCCGGTGTGACGCGCGCCTTCGCCCGGGAGCTGCGCCGGTCCATGCGCACCGCGACCGTGGTGCTGGGCTCATGGGTGGTGCTGGCCGGGGTCCTCGCGGTGAATCTCTCCGTCGTGGGGGCGATGGGTGCCCTCCGGATCCCTCTGCTGATAACGCTGCTGGCCGTGGGGATGACGCTGGCGCTGTACGCGTCGGTGCTGCCCATGGCGATCGTGACCGATCCGGGCGCTTCCGCCCGGGGGGTGCTCCGCCGAGCCTCGTGCGCGCTCCTGCGCGCGCCGCTTGGCGCGGTGCACACGATTCTGGGGATGGCGTGCGCGGTGGTGCTGGTCGTGGCGCTGCCGCTGGCGGCGCTGGTGGTGCCAGGGGGACTCGCGCATATCGCCGCCATGAGCTGGCGGCGCGCGCATCGCACAGCGCCGGCGGTGCCGCCTCGGGCGGACAGCGGCGGTCCCACCGGTATCTTGCGCCGGGATGAGTTCTCGCTCAGTGGAGGCCTGGCTCCAGGCCGGTGAGCACGGCATGTTGCCGAGACCTGATGTCCGAGCTCGAGCCCTGACGCCCCGCATCAGGGCTCGCCAAGCGGTAGACCCGCACTCACCCCGCGCCGCGCGCCTACCCGTGCCACCATGACGGGATGACGCGCATCACGCGAGGAGTCGCCGCGCTGGCTGGACTGGCCGCGGGGGCGGTGACAATCGGCCTGGCCGAGGTGCTCGCCGGCCTCCTGGTCCGCGCGACGGACACGCTCGGTACGCCCTCGCCGCTGCTCGCGGTGGGCGAGGCGTTCGTCGACCTCACCCCCGCATGGCTCAAGGAACTCGCGATCGCCACCTTCGGCACCGCCGACAAGATCGCGCTGTTTGTCGGCATGGGGCTGGTGCTCGTCGCGGTGTGCGCCGGACTGGGGATCCTGGCCCGGCATCGCACCACGGCAGCGGTCATCGGCTTCGCCGCCGTCGGTGTGCTCGCCGTGATCGCGGTGTTCAGCCGGCCGGGCTCCGGGCTCTCCGACGCACTGCCCACGGTGGTGGGTACCGCGCTCGGCGCCATCACCCTCGCGCGGCTCACGCGGGCCACGACTGCTGCCGCGGCGGAGCCCGACGGCGATCCCTCCCGCCGGTCGGTGCTGGTCGGCGGGACCTCACTGACGGTAGTCGGCGTGCTGGGCATCGTCGCAGGCCGGGTGGTGAGCGGGGCGGGTGACGTGGTGCGGATGGCGCGCGAGGCCTTCGTGGTGCCGCGGGTGCCGAACCCGGTGAGCGTTCCCGAGGGGGCGGACCCGGGCATAGCCGGGCAGACCACCTACCGCACCGCGAACGACACCTTCTTCCGGATCGATACCGCGCTCAGCGTGCCGCAGGTGGACCCGGACTCGTGGCGGCTGCGCGTGCATGGCCTGGTGGAGGAAGAGATCGAGATTGACATGGACGAGCTGCTCGCCCAGCCGCTCGTCGAGGCTCTGGTGACGCTGACCTGCGTCTCGAACACGGTGGGGGGCGATCTGGCCGGCAACGCGGTGTGGACGGGCTGGCCGGTGCGGGAGTTGCTCGCCCGCGCCCGGCCGCTGCCGGAGGCGGACATGGTGCTCTCCACCAGCGTGGACGGCTGGACGGCCGGCACTCCGCTGGAGGTCCTCACCGACGATCGCAACTCCCTGCTCGCCGTCGGCATGAACGGCGAGCCGCTGCCCGAACAGCACGGCTTCCCGGTGCGGATGGTGGTGCCCGGGCTCTACGGCTACGTCTCGGCCACCAAGTGGGTGGTGGACCTGAAGGTCACGCGCTTCGCCGACGACGAGGGCTACTGGACGCCGCGCGGTTGGGCCGAGCGCGGTCCGATCAAGACCGCCTCACGCATCGACGTGCCCCGCGGCGAGGTCGACGCCGGGCCCGGCGTGATCGCCGGGGTGGCGTGGGCGCAGCACCGCGGCGTGTCCGCGGTGGAGGTCCGCGTGGACGACGGTGACTGGCAGACCGCCGCCCTGGCCGAGGAGCCCACCGTGGATTCCTGGCGGATGTGGAAGCTGGACTGGGATGCCGAGCCGGGGCAGCACACCATCACGGTGCGGGCCACCGACGGCGATGGCGAGGTCCAGACCGAGGAGATCGCCGCACCCGCGCCCGACGGCGCGAGCGGCTGGCACTCGGTGGAGGTCGAGGTGCGCTGACGGGCGGGCGCTGCGATGCCAGCGACGTCAGTCCTCGGCGCTACGGTGTGAGGCATCCGCCCCACAACTCAGTAGCGCCTCCGGCGTAGGAGACCCACCCATGGCACCGACCACCAGCGAATCCCAGCGCGCCGAACTGCACAAGACCATCTGGCGCATCGCGAACGATCTGCGCGGCAGCGTCGATGGGTGGGACTTCAAGACCTATGTGCTCGGCATGCTCTTCTACCGGTTCATCTCCGAGAACCTCACCGCCTACATCAACAAGGGCGAGCACGAGGCCGGCTACCCGGACTTCGACTACGCCGATCTGCTGGACTCCGAGGCAGAGTTCGGCCGGCGCGAGACGGTGGCGGAGAAGGGTTTCTACATCGTGCCTTCCGAGTTGTTCGAGAACGTGCGCGAGCGGGCGCCGCGCGATCCCAACCTGAACGAGACGCTCGAGCGGGTCTTCAAGAACATCGAGGGTTCCGCGGTGAACACGGACAGCGAGGATGACCTCAAGGGCCTCTTCGACGATCTGGACGTCAACAGTTCCAAGCTCGGCAACACCGTGGCCAAGCGCAACGAGAAGCTGGTGAAGCTCCTCGATGCGATCGGTGAGCTACCGCTGGGAAACTTCGAGGACAACTCGATCGACCTCTTCGGTGACGCCTACGAGTACCTCATGCAGATGTACGCCTCGCAGGCCGGCAAGTCCGGTGGCGAGTACTACACCCCGCAGGAGGTCTCCGAGGTGCTGGCGAAGATCGCCGTGAATGGCCGCACCCGCGTGAACAAGGTCTACGACCCGGCGGCGGGATCTGGTTCGCTGCTGCTGAAGTTCGCGAAGGTGCTCGGCCACGAGAACGTGGGCGGTTTCTACGGCCAGGAGATCAACCTGACCACATACAACCTGGCTCGGATCAACATGTTCCTGCACGACGTCAACTACGAGAAGTTCGACCTCGCCCACGGGGACACCCTTACCGATCCGATGCACTGGGACGACGAGCCTTTCGAGGCCATCGTCTCCAACCCGCCGTACTCCACCAAGTGGGAGGGCGACGCGAACCCCCTGCTGATCAACGATGAGCGCTTCGCTCCCGCCGGAGTGCTGGCCCCGAAGTCGAAGGCGGATCTCGCCTTCACCATGCACATTCTGAGCTGGCTGGCGGTGAACGGCACCGCGGCGATCGTCGAGTTCCCCGGAGTGCTCTACCGCGGCGGCGCCGAGCGGAAGATCCGCAAGTACCTGATCGACAACAACTACGTGGACGCCGTCATCCAGCTCCCGCCGGATCTGTTCTTCGGCACCACGATCGCCACGTGCATCATCGTGCTCAAGAAGTCCAAGACCGACAACGCGGTGCTCTTCGTGAACGCGTCCGCCGAGTTCAAGCGCTCGGGGAACAAGAACAAGCTCGCGCCGGAGAACCAGGAGCGCATCCTCGGCCTGCTGGGCGGGCGGAGCGACGTGGACCACCTCGCCAAGCTCGTGCCGAACGAGGAGATCGCGGCGAACGACTACAACATCGCTGTGTCTTCCTACGTGGAGGCCGAGGACACCCGCGAGGCGATCGACATCACGGAGCTCAACGCGGAGATCGCGCGGATCGTTGCCCGGCAAGCTGAGCTGCGCACCTCCATCGACGAGATCGTGGCGGATCTGGAGGGGCAGAAGTCATGACGGAGATGCCCAATTGGGAAGGCTTTATGGTCCCGACCCTCAAGGCGATGAGTGATGGCGAAGTCCGTCACTGGCGAGAGTTCCAGCCGCTGACCGCGGACATAGCGGCGTTGACCGTTGAGCAGCGCCAAGAACTGCTGCCGTCGGGGCGGAGGTTGAAGTACGCAGACCGTATTGGTTGGGCAGTCTCGTTCTTGACCAACGTTGGTGCGCTGACGCGCCCGAAGAGGGGTCACTACCAGATCACTGATGCCGGGCAGCAGCTCATCAAGCTGTTCCCGAACGGCGCCAAAGAACGCGAAATCAAGGCGCTCGGCGCGGATCCCAGCTCACCGATCCGCGAGTATGTGGCGACCACGAACCGCAAGGCGAACGAATCTACGGCGATCGCGCCGGCCGAGGACTCCCCGATGACTCCGACCGAGCAGGTACAGATCGGCATCGAGCGTATCCACGAAGAGATCGCGGTCGAGCTGCTCACGCGGCTGCAGGACAAGGCTCCAGGCTTCTTCGAGCAGGCCGTCGTGGATCTCCTGCTTGCGATGGGCTACGGCGGCGCCACGGGTGCAGGTAGCGTCACCCAGCTCAGCAACGACGGCGGCATTGATGGCGTGATCGACCAGGACATCCTCGGCCTCAACCGCGTCTACATCCAGGCCAAGCGCTACCACGACGGCAACACGGTCGGACGTCCCGACCTCCAGGCTTTCGTCGGAGCGCTCAGCGGCAAAGCCGACAGCGGTGTTTTCATCACCACGAGCCGATTCTCCGTAGGAGCGCGCTCCTACGCCGAGAACGTGCCCACACGCATCATCCTGATCGACGGCAAGCGCCTCACCAGCCTGATGATCCGCTACGGCGTCGGTGTGCAAGTGAAAGAGACCTACAAAGTTGTCGAGATCGACGAGGACTTCTTCGCATGAGCCGGGTTGATGAGCTGATCCAGGAGCTGTGCCAGGATGGAGTGGAGCGCAAGCCGTTAGGAGAGTTCGCAACGCTCGTACGCGGCAACGGTATGCCCAAGACAGACCTCGTTGAGGAAGGCGTCGGAGCTGTTCACTACGGTCAGATCTATACGCACTATGGGGTGTGGGCGACCGAGACGCTTTCGTTCGTCGCTCCTGAGACGGCTGCGAGGCTCGCGAAGGTTGAATCTGGCGACATCATCATCACGAACACGAGCGAGAACATCGACGACGTCGGCAAGGCTGTTGCCTGGCTTGGCAGTAAGGTAATCGTCACGGGTGGCCATGCCACGGTGATAAAGCACGACCAAGATCCGAAGTACCTCGCGTACTGGTTTGCTTCGGCTGACTTCTATGTGCAGAAGCGGAAGCTTGCTACAGGCACGAAAGTCATCGATGTGTCCGCGAAACAGATGGCAACCGTCCGGATCCCGGTGCCGCCTCTCGAGGTTCAGCGCGAAATTGTGCGAGTATTGGATCAGTTCACTCAGCTGGAAGCGGAGCTGGAAGCGGAGCTGGAAGCACGCCGCCGTCAGTACGACTTTTACGCGAGGGAGTTGCTTGCGGCTGACGGTGACGTTCCTCGGGTCAGGTTCGGCGATGTTGCGAAAATTGTCCGGGGGGCATCTCCACGTCCGATCGGGCGGTTCCTCACTGACGATCCCACGGGCGTGCCTTGGATCAAGATCGGCGACGTGCCTGCTGGCGGAAAGTACATTACGAGTACCGCCCAGCGGGTTACGCCAGAAGGGGCACTAAAATCGCGGCGCGTGACCTCTGGCGACTTCGTGCTCTCGAACTCAATGAGCTTCGGGCGTCCCTACATTTCCAGGGTTGACGGATGTATCCATGATGGTTGGCTCGCGATCAGTGATTTTGAAGACTCTTTCCTCCCTGATTACCTCTATTACCTGTTGCGTTCAGCGCCCGTGCAAGAAGAGTTCGTTAGGAAGGCTGGTGCGGGCACGGTCAAGAATTTGAACGCTGCGATCGTGCGCTTGGTCGTGATTCCGATGCCAAAGATCGAGGAGCAAGAACGCGTTGTCGATCTCTTGGACCGCTTCGACGCGCTCGTCAACGACCTCAGCCTCGGCCTCCCCGCCGAGCTTGCTGCGCGACGCAAGCAGTACGAGTACTACCGCGACAAGCTCCTCACCTTCGAGGAGGCAGCGTGAGGGCTCCAGCGTCGTCTGCCCGCAAGTACGACCCCATCGCCGTCTCCTCCGAGAGCACGGTCGTCGCCGAGTACGTGCCAGAGCCGGAAGCCGAGGCCGCCTACCAGTCGGAGTCCGCGCTGGAGCGCGATCTCATACGTCGGCTCGAAGCCCAGGCCTACGAGTACCTGCCCATCACCTCCGAGCAGCAACTCGTGGCCAACCTCCGCGCCCAGCTCGAAGCGCTCAACCGCATCGCGTTCTCAGACGCCGAGTGGCAGCAGTTCTTCGAGCACAAGATCGCCGGACGTAACGACGGCATCGCGGAGAAGACCGTGCGCATCCAGGAGGACCACGTCCAGCTCCTCAAGCGCGATGACGGCTCCACCAAGAACATCACACTGCTGGACAAGCAGCACATCCACAACAACCGGCTCCAGGTCATCAACCAGTACGAGATCGACCGCGCCGACCCGGCTGACGATTCCAGCGCCGGCGGGCGCTACGCCAACCGCTACGACGTCACCGTGCTTGTCAACGGCCTGCCGATGGTGCACATCGAACTGAAGCGCCGCGGCGTCGACATCCGCGAGGCCTTCAACCAGATCGACCGCTACCAGCGCGACAGTTTCTGGGCAGGCTCAGGGCTCTTCGAGTACGTCCAGCTCTTCGTCATCAGCAACGGCACGCTCACCAAGTACTACTCGAACACCACCCGCAGCTCCCACCTCAAGGAGGCGCAGAAGCCCGGCAAGGGCCGCAAGACCTCCAACTCCTACGAGTTCACCTCCTGGTGGGCGGACGCGCAGAACAGGCCCATCCAGGATCTGCCCTCTTTCGCCGCAACCTTCTTCGCCAAGCACACGCTGCTCAGCATCCTCACCCGCTACTGCGTGCTGACGGCGGACGGGCTGCTGCTGGTCATGCGGCCCTACCAGATCGTGGCCACCGAACGGATCCTGCAGCGCATCGACGTCGCCACGAACTACAAGCGCCTCGGCACCCTCGCCGCCGGCGGCTACGTCTGGCACACCACCGGCTCAGGCAAGACCCTCACCTCCTTCAAGGCTGCCCAACTCGCCTCGAAGCTGCCCAGCGTGGACAAGGTGCTCTTCGTGGTCGACCGCAAAGACCTCGACTACCAGACCATGCGGGAGTACGACCGCTTCCAGAAGGGCGCGGCCAACTCCAACACCTCCACCGCCGTGCTGAAACGCCAGCTCGAAGACCCGGCCGCGCGCATCATCATCACCACGATCCAGAAACTCTCCACCTTTATCAAGGCCAACCCCGGGCACGCCGTCACACACGAGCACGTGGTGATCATCTTCGACGAGTGCCACCGCTCGCAGTTCGGTGACATGCACACCGACATCACGCGCTCCTTCAAGCGCTACAACCTCTTCGGCTTCACCGGCACCCCGATCTTC contains:
- a CDS encoding carbohydrate ABC transporter permease; translated protein: MAILEHSAPASAREDAAPVPTRSRQRPRLTLRRVVLQLFLAAGALAMVYPIIWMAASSLKPENEIFRSATLLPEIWQWQNYIDGWNGLREPFEVFYLNSFIISALAVVGNLLSCSLAAYAFARLDFRFRTLWFAVMLGTIMLPYHATLIPQYALYFELGWVNTYLPLTVPKFLATDAFFIFLFVQFIRGIPRELDQAAKVDGAGPFRTYALIIFPLLRPALVTGAIFTTIWTYNDFFSQLVYISDTARYTVPLALRMFLDTTGESSWGPMFAMSTLSLLPLIIVFVLFQRQIVEGISTTGLKG
- a CDS encoding DUF624 domain-containing protein, giving the protein MRLTGLMSALQRILDTLWLSILWWLCVLLVVPAAAGTTALLAVSARMQDARLESGVTRAFARELRRSMRTATVVLGSWVVLAGVLAVNLSVVGAMGALRIPLLITLLAVGMTLALYASVLPMAIVTDPGASARGVLRRASCALLRAPLGAVHTILGMACAVVLVVALPLAALVVPGGLAHIAAMSWRRAHRTAPAVPPRADSGGPTGILRRDEFSLSGGLAPGR
- a CDS encoding molybdopterin-dependent oxidoreductase → MTRITRGVAALAGLAAGAVTIGLAEVLAGLLVRATDTLGTPSPLLAVGEAFVDLTPAWLKELAIATFGTADKIALFVGMGLVLVAVCAGLGILARHRTTAAVIGFAAVGVLAVIAVFSRPGSGLSDALPTVVGTALGAITLARLTRATTAAAAEPDGDPSRRSVLVGGTSLTVVGVLGIVAGRVVSGAGDVVRMAREAFVVPRVPNPVSVPEGADPGIAGQTTYRTANDTFFRIDTALSVPQVDPDSWRLRVHGLVEEEIEIDMDELLAQPLVEALVTLTCVSNTVGGDLAGNAVWTGWPVRELLARARPLPEADMVLSTSVDGWTAGTPLEVLTDDRNSLLAVGMNGEPLPEQHGFPVRMVVPGLYGYVSATKWVVDLKVTRFADDEGYWTPRGWAERGPIKTASRIDVPRGEVDAGPGVIAGVAWAQHRGVSAVEVRVDDGDWQTAALAEEPTVDSWRMWKLDWDAEPGQHTITVRATDGDGEVQTEEIAAPAPDGASGWHSVEVEVR
- a CDS encoding type I restriction-modification system subunit M → MAPTTSESQRAELHKTIWRIANDLRGSVDGWDFKTYVLGMLFYRFISENLTAYINKGEHEAGYPDFDYADLLDSEAEFGRRETVAEKGFYIVPSELFENVRERAPRDPNLNETLERVFKNIEGSAVNTDSEDDLKGLFDDLDVNSSKLGNTVAKRNEKLVKLLDAIGELPLGNFEDNSIDLFGDAYEYLMQMYASQAGKSGGEYYTPQEVSEVLAKIAVNGRTRVNKVYDPAAGSGSLLLKFAKVLGHENVGGFYGQEINLTTYNLARINMFLHDVNYEKFDLAHGDTLTDPMHWDDEPFEAIVSNPPYSTKWEGDANPLLINDERFAPAGVLAPKSKADLAFTMHILSWLAVNGTAAIVEFPGVLYRGGAERKIRKYLIDNNYVDAVIQLPPDLFFGTTIATCIIVLKKSKTDNAVLFVNASAEFKRSGNKNKLAPENQERILGLLGGRSDVDHLAKLVPNEEIAANDYNIAVSSYVEAEDTREAIDITELNAEIARIVARQAELRTSIDEIVADLEGQKS
- a CDS encoding restriction endonuclease, which gives rise to MTEMPNWEGFMVPTLKAMSDGEVRHWREFQPLTADIAALTVEQRQELLPSGRRLKYADRIGWAVSFLTNVGALTRPKRGHYQITDAGQQLIKLFPNGAKEREIKALGADPSSPIREYVATTNRKANESTAIAPAEDSPMTPTEQVQIGIERIHEEIAVELLTRLQDKAPGFFEQAVVDLLLAMGYGGATGAGSVTQLSNDGGIDGVIDQDILGLNRVYIQAKRYHDGNTVGRPDLQAFVGALSGKADSGVFITTSRFSVGARSYAENVPTRIILIDGKRLTSLMIRYGVGVQVKETYKVVEIDEDFFA